A genomic segment from Malus domestica chromosome 05, GDT2T_hap1 encodes:
- the LOC103434740 gene encoding protein GID8 homolog isoform X2 has product MSLLWIIVHQLAEIEAMAGSKKVITREEWEKKLKDVKIRKEDMNKLVMNFLVTEGYVDAAEKFRKESGTEHIDLATITDRMAVKKAVQCGNVEDAIEKVNDLNPEILDTNPQLFFHLQQQRLIELIRNGKVEEALEFAQEELAPRGEENQSFLEELERTVALLAFEDVNNCPVGELLDISQRLKTASEVNAAILTSQSHEKDPKLPSLLKMLLWAQNQLDEKAAYPRISNLSIAMLEDPSV; this is encoded by the exons ATGTCCCTCCTCTGGATTATTGTTCATCAGCTTGCAGAGATTGAAGCAATG GCCGGGTCGAAGAAAGTCATAACGAGGGAAGAGTGGGAGAAGAAGCTCAAGGATGTAAAGATTAGGAAAGAGGACATGAATAAATTGGTGATGAACTTTCTTGTCACTGAGGGTTATGTGGATGCTGCTGAGAAATTCCGGAAGGAATCTGGAACCGAAC ATATTGATCTTGCAACCATCACGGACCGTATGGCTGTCAAGAAGGCAGTACAATGTGGTAATGTGGAGGATGCGATCGAGAAAGTGAATGACTTAAACCCTGAG ATTCTGGATAcaaatccccaattatttttCCATCTCCAACAACAAAGGTTGATAGAACTAATTCGGAATGGAAAAGTAGAAGAGGCTCTTGAGTTTGCTCAGGAAGAACTGGCACCAAGGGGAGAAGAAAAT CAAAGCTTTTTAGAAGAGTTGGAGAGGACTGTTGCACTGCTAGCTTTTGAAGATGTGAACAACTGTCCCGTTGGAGAGCTTCTGGACATATCACAGCGCCTAAAGACAGCAAGTGAGGTGAATGCAGCCATCCTTACCAGCCAGAGTCATGAAAAAG ATCCGAAGCTTCCAAGCTTATTGAAGATGCTGTTATGGGCTCAGAACCAGCTTGATGAAAAAGCCGCTTATCCTCGGATAAGCAATCTTTCCATTGCCATGCTAGAAGACCCTAGTGTCTAG
- the LOC103434740 gene encoding protein GID8 homolog isoform X1 translates to MSLLWIIVHQLAEIEAMAGSKKVITREEWEKKLKDVKIRKEDMNKLVMNFLVTEGYVDAAEKFRKESGTEPDIDLATITDRMAVKKAVQCGNVEDAIEKVNDLNPEILDTNPQLFFHLQQQRLIELIRNGKVEEALEFAQEELAPRGEENQSFLEELERTVALLAFEDVNNCPVGELLDISQRLKTASEVNAAILTSQSHEKDPKLPSLLKMLLWAQNQLDEKAAYPRISNLSIAMLEDPSV, encoded by the exons ATGTCCCTCCTCTGGATTATTGTTCATCAGCTTGCAGAGATTGAAGCAATG GCCGGGTCGAAGAAAGTCATAACGAGGGAAGAGTGGGAGAAGAAGCTCAAGGATGTAAAGATTAGGAAAGAGGACATGAATAAATTGGTGATGAACTTTCTTGTCACTGAGGGTTATGTGGATGCTGCTGAGAAATTCCGGAAGGAATCTGGAACCGAAC CAGATATTGATCTTGCAACCATCACGGACCGTATGGCTGTCAAGAAGGCAGTACAATGTGGTAATGTGGAGGATGCGATCGAGAAAGTGAATGACTTAAACCCTGAG ATTCTGGATAcaaatccccaattatttttCCATCTCCAACAACAAAGGTTGATAGAACTAATTCGGAATGGAAAAGTAGAAGAGGCTCTTGAGTTTGCTCAGGAAGAACTGGCACCAAGGGGAGAAGAAAAT CAAAGCTTTTTAGAAGAGTTGGAGAGGACTGTTGCACTGCTAGCTTTTGAAGATGTGAACAACTGTCCCGTTGGAGAGCTTCTGGACATATCACAGCGCCTAAAGACAGCAAGTGAGGTGAATGCAGCCATCCTTACCAGCCAGAGTCATGAAAAAG ATCCGAAGCTTCCAAGCTTATTGAAGATGCTGTTATGGGCTCAGAACCAGCTTGATGAAAAAGCCGCTTATCCTCGGATAAGCAATCTTTCCATTGCCATGCTAGAAGACCCTAGTGTCTAG
- the LOC103434738 gene encoding uncharacterized protein, translated as MISSQATPMGSLPSPPRPSTPPPSSPNPNSLSNFRVCATFCYREPAPNLNISNWIECYDPSTNKWTHASSIPGLTENHVLKGFAMVSLRDSVYIIGGRVCNKERAHTSDESSELVDMDIEVSSSVLRYNVGSNQWSTCAPLGIRRCDFACTVSDNKIYVAGGKTTLAPARGIPFAEVYDADLDGWTPLPDMSTLRYKCVGVTWMGKIHVVGGFAERVDSDVPAIMVRSSAEVYDPRVGKWDLIVGMWQLDVPPNQILAVDGRLFSSGDCYKQWKGHIESYDGKLNIWNEVEGSHQQCPTALGTHDQNWALSQRRYLTMAPIGVDLYFLAGYGMERELSRTMSIVHKFDTAATNDAWTSMEPMEEDGEKELCGHCCVVQLS; from the coding sequence ATGATCTCCTCCCAAGCAACTCCAATGGGTTCTCTCCCATCTCCCCCAAGACCTTCAACTCCACCACCCTCTTCACCAAACCCTAATTCTCTATccaattttagggtttgtgcCACGTTTTGCTACAGAGAGCCCGCTCCAAACCTAAACATTTCTAATTGGATAGAATGCTATGATCCGTCGACCAACAAGTGGACGCACGCCAGCTCCATCCCAGGCCTCACAGAGAATCACGTTCTCAAGGGTTTTGCCATGGTGTCTTTACGTGACTCGGTATACATAATTGGCGGTAGGGTTTGTAACAAGGAGAGAGCTCACACGTCGGACGAGTCCAGCGAGCTTGTCGACATGGACATTGAAGTCTCCTCGTCGGTCTTGCGCTACAATGTCGGGTCAAACCAGTGGTCCACGTGCGCGCCACTTGGCATCCGCCGGTGCGACTTCGCGTGCACGGTCTCCGATAACAAGATCTACGTGGCGGGTGGAAAGACCACGCTAGCGCCCGCGAGGGGCATCCCGTTCGCCGAGGTGTACGATGCGGACCTCGACGGGTGGACTCCGCTGCCGGACATGAGCACGTTGAGGTACAAGTGCGTTGGGGTGACGTGGATGGGCAAGATCCACGTGGTTGGGGGTTTCGCAGAGAGGGTTGACTCGGACGTGCCGGCCATCATGGTGCGCAGCTCCGCCGAGGTGTACGACCCGCGAGTAGGGAAGTGGGACCTCATCGTGGGGATGTGGCAGCTGGACGTACCACCTAATCAAATCCTGGCCGTCGATGGACGGCTTTTCAGCTCGGGCGATTGCTACAAGCAATGGAAAGGCCACATAGAATCCTACGACGGCAAACTCAACATATGGAATGAAGTTGAAGGGTCCCACCAGCAATGCCCCACTGCATTGGGCACTCACGATCAAAACTGGGCACTGAGCCAAAGGCGTTACCTAACAATGGCACCCATTGGAGTGGATTTATACTTCTTGGCAGGGTATGGGATGGAGAGGGAATTATCAAGAACAATGTCGATCGTTCATAAATTCGATACTGCTGCAACCAACGATGCATGGACGAGCATGGAGCCGATGGAGGAAGACGGAGAGAAAGAGCTCTGTGGACATTGCTGTGTTGTTCAACTCTCATGA
- the LOC103434736 gene encoding uncharacterized protein: protein MGCCLSTTDAGKSSAFGPQKHRHSLAGTEESRSDAARESRAPPPIDEETVKEVLSETPKPKHPQQSSPPPLFKHEPVQDRDQGKKAASEEEELPVFVSLKTKIDPEKIEQKVPICNNNDGGGEASELSEICSLSESMSGTTVTRDDDEEVHQRFVNRSPVKFGQNRDSSMGQRRDQVVGKSPSRITASSPGRRYGPNGAGSVRLVQSREPSPSKQPMSRRGSRPESNRREPGESSGRRSRSPATRVTDGGGVNRANVGRSPSARKSGKYPGRTTIGPIESSSSCPIRRVAEEPINEGNWPANESLDNPLVSLECFIFL from the coding sequence atgggTTGCTGTTTGAGTACCACAGACGCCGGAAAGTCCTCCGCTTTCGGTCCTCAGAAGCACCGCCATTCGTTGGCGGGAACTGAAGAGTCAAGATCTGACGCAGCCCGGGAGAGCAGAGCGCCGCCGCCAATAGACGAAGAGACAGTGAAAGAAGTGCTTTCGGAGACACCGAAACCCAAACATCCACAGCAGTCTTCGCCGCCGCCGCTATTCAAACACGAGCCAGTACAAGATCGAGATCAAGGAAAAAAAGCAGCTTCCGAGGAAGAAGAGTTACCAGTTTTCGTTTCTTTGAAAACTAAAATCGACCCGGAAAAGATTGAGCAGAAAGTACCCATTTGCAACAACAATGACGGCGGCGGAGAGGCCTCGGAGTTGTCGGAGATTTGCAGCCTGAGCGAGAGCATGTCGGGCACCACCGTCACCAGAGACGACGACGAAGAGGTTCATCAGAGGTTCGTCAACAGGTCGCCGGTGAAATTTGGACAAAACCGGGACTCTTCAATGGGTCAAAGGAGAGACCAGGTCGTGGGTAAGTCTCCGTCTCGGATAACCGCATCCTCTCCTGGTCGGAGATATGGGCCAAATGGGGCTGGTTCAGTGAGGTTGGTTCAGAGCAGAGAACCAAGCCCGAGTAAGCAGCCAATGTCCAGGCGTGGGTCGAGACCCGAGTCAAACCGTCGCGAACCAGGTGAGAGTTCGGGTCGTAGGTCAAGGTCACCGGCCACGAGGGTTACAGATGGCGGTGGGGTTAATAGAGCCAATGTGGGTCGGAGCCCCTCCGCCAGGAAATCCGGAAAGTATCCTGGTCGAACCACAATTGGCCCAATTGAGAGCTCGAGTTCTTGTCCGATCCGGAGAGTGGCTGAGGAGCCCATCAACGAGGGTAACTGGCCCGCAAATGAGTCCCTCGACAACCCACTTGTTTCCTTGGAGTGCTTTATTTTCCTATGA
- the LOC103434735 gene encoding protein STRUBBELIG-RECEPTOR FAMILY 3: MVRVRWEVRMQLLIGLMLILTVPASVALTDPQDVIAMNSLFVALGCPPLPGWLLVGGDPCGDNWQGVACVFSSITSLKLNGANLGGQLGDSLALFGSIIEIDFGSNHIGGSIPKSFPPTVRNVSLSNNQFIGSIPGSLSSSAQLLELSLDNNHLSGEIPDAFQPLTVLNRLDLSGNNLSGQLCPSLMNLSSLSTLHLQNNSLVGTLDVLQDLPLQDLNIENNLFSGPIPPKLLGIPNFRKDGNPFNTTIIPSALPPAPSFVAGAPTSYEHPWQQANGPSSPAMLSTARTRNFFTAKTVTWIAVGGILVVIVLVFCLLVRCFKGRRQSKEEKKHGISTYKIPRVNKKYSESPLQEGVQMEKVPKEAVMKPLDNYGVDSNRVVVIPKPQKETKTETKSFAESSMYKKDHSIDMTDDDEFLPRPPPPPFFLANNGTSNSVGPARVTTSRHPLKSPDLSSVQVFTVGSLQQYTNSFSEENFIGAGMLGSVYRAALPDQKILAVKKLDSTACTQLSDEEFLDLVSNISKAKHANIVKLVGYSAEHGQRLLVYEYCTNGTLHDALHTDDEIHHKLTWSVRIRVALGAARALECLHEACQPPVVHHNFKSANLLLDEELEVHVSDCGLAPLILSPSMSGHLLTAYGSAAPEFDSGSYTHQSDVYSFGVVMLELLTGRKAYDRSRPRGEQYLVRWAVPKLHDIDALSRMVDPSLNGAYTMKSLSRFADIISSCVQREPEFRPRISEIVQELLQMV; the protein is encoded by the exons ATGGTTCGTGTGCGGTGGGAGGTCCGCATGCAGTTGTTGATTGGGTTGATGCTGATTCTCACTGTGCCAGCTTCGGTTGCACTGACTGACCCACAAGATG TTATCGCCATGAATAGTTTATTTGTAGCATTAGGCTGCCCGCCTCTTCCAGGGTGGCTTCTTGTTGGAGGAGACCCGTGTGGGGATAACTGGCAAGGTGTTGCCTGCGTCTTCTCAAGCATAACATCATT AAAGCTTAATGGAGCCAACTTGGGAGGACAGCTTGGTGATAGCTTGGCACTCTTCGGGTCCATCATAGAAAT AGATTTTGGCAGTAACCATATTGGAGGGAGTATTCCAAAATCTTTTCCCCCGACTGTCAGGAACGT TTCACTATCCAATAATCAGTTCATTGGAAGCATCCCGGGCAGTTTGTCATCTTCAGCTCAGTTGTTGGAATT GTCGTTAGATAATAACCATCTCAGTGGAGAAATACCAGATGCCTTTCAACCGCTTACCGTTTTGAATAGATT GGATCTGTCTGGCAATAATTTAAGTGGTCAACTGTGCCCCTCACTGATGAATTTGTCATCTCTTTCCACATT GCACTTACAGAACAACAGCCTGGTTGGAACCCTTGATGTGTTACAAGATCTTCCCCTGCAGGATCT GAACATTGAAAACAATTTATTCTCTGGGCCAATACCTCCAAAGTTGCTTGGCATTCCGAATTTCAG AAAAGATGGAAATCCTTTCAATACTACTATTATCCCATCAGCTCTACCGCCAGCACCTTCATTCGTAGCCGGGGCACCTACTTCTTATGAACATCCTTGGCAACAGGCTAATGGACCTTCTTCGCCAGCAATGCTAAGTACTGCAAGAACTAGGAATTTTTTTACCGCTAAGACAGTGACTTGGATTGCTGTTGGGGGGATTCTAGTAGTTATTGTACTAGTTTTTTGCCTTCTAGTGAGATGTTTCAAAGGGAGGAGACAGagcaaggaagaaaagaagCATGGGATTAGTACATATAAGATCCCTAGAGTGAATAAGAAATACAGTGAATCGCCACTTCAGGAAGGTGTTCAAATGGAGAAAG TCCCAAAAGAGGCAGTTATGAAACCACTGGATAACTATGGAGTGGACAGCAACAGAGTGGTTGTAATTCCAAAGccacaaaaagaaacaaagacaGAGACAAAAAGTTTTGCAGAAAGTTCGATGTATAAGAAGGATCATTCAATTGACATGACAGACGATGATGAATTTTTGCCCCGACCACCCCCTCCCCCATTTTTCCTTGCCAACAACGGTACCTCAAATTCAGTTGGGCCTGCTAGAGTAACTACAAGCAGGCATCCATTGAAGTCTCCAGACCTAAGCTCTGTACAAGTGTTTACCGTTGGATCACTTCAGCAGTATACCAATAGCTTCTCTGAAGAAAATTTTATTGGAGCAGGCATGCTTGGCAGTGTTTATAGGGCTGCGCTTCCTGACCAAAAG ATTTTGGCGGTCAAGAAACTGGACAGTACAGCATGTACGCAGCTGAGTGATGAGGAATTTCTTGATTTAGTATCTAATATCTCTAAGGCAAAACATGCTAATATTGTGAAACTAGTGGGTTACTCTGCTGAGCATGGCCAACGACTACTTGTGTATGAGTATTGTACAAATGGGACTCTCCATGATGCACTGCATACTGATGATGAAATTCATCACAAGCTCACATGGAGTGTGCGCATCCGCGTTGCACTTGGAGCTGCAAGAGCTCTCGA GTGTTTGCATGAGGCCTGTCAACCACCTGTTGTGCACCATAATTTCAAGTCTGCCAATCTTCTCCTTGATGAAGAGCTTGAAGTACATGTCTCGGACTGCGGTTTAGCTCCTCTGATATTGTCTCCCTCA ATGTCCGGGCACCTCCTCACTGCGTATGGTTCTGCTGCCCCGGAATTTGACTCAGGAAGTTATACTCACCAAAGTGATGTCTACAGCTTTGGGGTTGTAATGTTAGAGCTCCTTACAGGGAGGAAGGCCTATGACAG GTCACGGCCTCGTGGGGAACAATATTTGGTTAGATGGGCAGTTCCAAAGCTTCATGACATTGATGCATTATCAAGGATGGTTGATCCCTCTCTAAATGGAGCATATACAATGAAGTCTTTATCCCGTTTTGCCGATATCATTTCCTCTTGCGTACAG AGGGAGCCAGAATTCCGGCCTCGAATATCTGAAATTGTCCAGGAACTCCTGCAAATGGTTTAA